One Punica granatum isolate Tunisia-2019 chromosome 3, ASM765513v2, whole genome shotgun sequence genomic window carries:
- the LOC116200524 gene encoding LOW QUALITY PROTEIN: UDP-glycosyltransferase 86A2 (The sequence of the model RefSeq protein was modified relative to this genomic sequence to represent the inferred CDS: inserted 1 base in 1 codon; deleted 1 base in 1 codon; substituted 2 bases at 2 genomic stop codons), with protein MSTDPNTPNCDPKTRIHLSKSRSFPAVDIPGVKSIQPKDMMSYLQETDTSSVYHXIIFNCFRDVKSTDFIICNTMDELELITVSALNAKQPFYAIGPIVPDGPRRGSVAASLWAESDCTQWLNTRSHGLVLYISFRSYXHVSRTDLIEIAHGLSLSAVNFFWVLRPDIMSTEEADPLPADKADPLPAGYKVSLGDSSIIVPWCSQFEVMAHPAIGGFLTHCRWKSIVESMWNGVPLICFPLPTDQFTNRKLAVDDXKIGINLADQRKITREEVTEKVNRLMSGNSGGQLRDNIREVKEKLAGALMPDRSSLRNMDLTEYGSDGED; from the exons ATGTCCACGGATCCCAATACTCCTAATTGTGATCCGAAAACAAGAATACATCT ATCCAAAAGTAGATCATTTCCCGCGGTGGACATCCCCGGCGTCAAATCCATTCAGCCGAAGGACATGATGTCGTACCTCCAGGAAACCGACACATCCTCCGTCTACCACTAGATAATCTTCAATTGCTTCCGAGACGTGAAATCGACCGATTTCATCATATGCAACACCATGGACGAACTCGAGCTCATTACTGTATCAGCCTTGAATGCCAAGCAACCATTCTATGCCATTGGGCCCATTGTCCCAGATGGGCCTCGTAGGGGCTCTGTGGCCGCGAGCTTGTGGGCAGAGTCTGATTGCACCCAGTGGCTAAACACAAGGTCCCATGGCTTGGTTCTGTACATATCCTTCAGGAGCT CCCACGTCTCGAGGACGGACCTCATAGAGATAGCTCATGGCCTTTCACTCAGTGCCGTCAACTTTTTCTGGGTGCTGCGTCCCGACATTATGAGCACAGAGGAAGCAGATCCATTACCTGCC GATAAAGCAGATCCATTACCTGCCGGATACAAAGTCTCTCTCGGTGACAGCTCCATCATCGTACCCTGGTGCAGCCAGTTCGAAGTGATGGCTCACCCGGCGATCGGGGGATTCTTAACGCATTGCAGGTGGAAATCCATAGTCGAGAGCATGTGGAATGGGGTGCCATTGATTTGCTTCCCACTGCCAACCGACCAATTCACGAACCGAAAACTAGCCGTTGATGACTAGAAGATCGGGATCAACCTGGCAGACCAGAGGAAGATCACGAGGGAGGAGGTCACGGAGAAGGTGAATCGTCTGATGAGTGGAAATTCAGGCGGTCAACTTAGGGACAACATCAGAGAGGTTAAGGAGAAACTTGCGGGTGCATTGATGCCTGATAGATCGTCCTTAAGGAATATGGATCTTACGGAATATGGATCTGACGGCGAAGATTGA
- the LOC116200078 gene encoding dolichol kinase EVAN isoform X1, translated as MASLWNGERAVVLLFVSRVVFSLPLSLLSHGIVLIVLSLAAFYVEIRLESSPPIPQFKTRPGASSGMLLGAATLPTVLISKLIQMSRALSLKRIRPEEIDYIKMQYWAACVSCFSVLIFFHLVLWRSSRSPHSLSLWGVKFAPSCLSLCSTCSYLSLAAICYYGLQPTFMPFWVLSHGFAAVKLIQHLLHTFPSCASIGEALLVTAGLVLYFGDMLTCTFVKVNEKLTSMDITASGFGNGRSEISIVIQGVLLGLLVFPLLFNVLVRIWDQLSSNPLSGSRARNEFSKSILFFTSLGFILTIIIPSWMQFVQDFNLHPLLWVISFVFQDPLKRLSLCMYWAALIYASVSRFYHISKDSTVERILLRKYYHLMAVSMFSPALILQPEFLDLAFGGAVAVFLVLEIIRVWKIWPLGQPVHQFMNAFTDHRDSDLLIISHFSLLLGCALPIWMSSGYNDRPLAPFAGILSLGIGDTMASMVGHKYGVLRWSKTGKKTIEGTAAGITSVLVACSVLLPVLTSSGYILSQHWSSLVLAVVASGLLEAYTAQLDNAFIPLVFYSLLCL; from the exons ATGGCGTCGTTGTGGAACGGCGAGAGGGCGGTGGTCCTGCTCTTCGTTTCCCGCGTCGTCTTCtccctccccctctctctcctatCCCACGGTATCGTTCTCATTGTCCTCTCCCTCGCTGCCTTCTATGTCGAGATCCGCCTCGAGAGTTCCCCTCCCATCCCCCAATTCAAGACCAG GCCAGGTGCCTCGTCGGGGATGCTGTTAGGAGCGGCTACGCTGCCCACTGTTTTGATCTCGAAGCTCATACAGATGTCAAGAGCTCTCTCTCTGAAGAGAATTCGCCCCGAAG AGATTGACTACATAAAAATGCAGTACTGGGCTGCATGTGTCAGCTGCTTCAGCGTGCTTATCTTCTTCCACCTAGTTTTGTGGCGTTCCTCGCGTTCACCACATTCTCTTAGTCTCTGGGGTGTGAAATTTGCACCAAGTTGCTTAAGCCTCTGTTCTACATGTTCTTATCTCTCTCTTGCTGCTATATGTTATTATG GTTTGCAGCCAACATTTATGCCTTTCTGGGTACTCAGTCATGGATTTGCAGCAGTGAAATTAATACAGCATCTACTCCACACTTTTCCATCATGTGCCTCTATAG GGGAAGCACTTCTGGTGACTGCTGGGCTTGTACTCTACTTTGGCGACATGTTGACCTGTACCTTTGTAAAG GTTAATGAAAAACTTACTTCAATGGACATAACTGCCTCTGGTTTTGGAAATGGTAGGAGTGAGATTAGCATTGTCATTCAG GGAGTGCTACTTGGTCTTCTTGTTTTCCCCCTGCTCTTTAATGTCTTGGTCCGGATTTGGGACCAGCTTTCAAGTAACCCTCTCTCTGGTTCAAGGGCACGCAACGAGTTCAGCAAATCCATTTTATTCTTTACATCCCTTGGGTTTATCTTGACCATCATCATTCCGTCCTGGATGCAATTTGTTCAAGATTTTAATCTGCATCCACTTTTGTG GGtcatttcttttgtttttcaagaTCCCCTAAAGAGGTTATCCTTATGTATGTATTGGGCGGCTTTGATATATGCATCAGTTTCAAGGTTTTACCACATCTCAAAGGACAGTACAGTTGAAAGGATTCTTCTTCGAAAGTATTACCATCTGATGGCTGTTTCAATGTTTTCACCTGCTCTGATATTGCAG CCAGAGTTCCTGGATCTTGCGTTTGGTGGAGCAGTGGCAGTTTTCTTGGTATTGGAAATTATACGA GTCTGGAAGATTTGGCCTTTGGGGCAACCTGTCCACCAATTTATGAATGCATTCACAGACCATCgtgactctgatttgctaATTATAAG CCACTTTTCTCTCTTATTGGGGTGTGCTCTTCCTATATGGATGTCTTCTGGGTACAATGATCGTCCTCTTGCACCCTTCGCTGGAATTTTGAGCCTTGGGATCGGAGACACCATG GCATCGATGGTCGGCCACAAGTATGGTGTCCTTAGGTGGAGCAAAACGGGGA AGAAGACTATTGAAGGCACTGCAGCTGGTATAACATCTGTTTTAGTTGCTTGCTCTGTTCTCCTCCCAGTTTTGACCTCAAGCGGATATATATTGTCACAg CACTGGTCCTCGTTGGTTTTGGCCGTAGTAGCGAGTGGTTTGCTCGAGGCTTATACTGCACAACTCGACAATGCTTTCATACCCCTCGTATTTTACAGCCTTCTCTGCCTGTAG